From a single Pseudorasbora parva isolate DD20220531a chromosome 17, ASM2467924v1, whole genome shotgun sequence genomic region:
- the arhgap22a gene encoding rho GTPase-activating protein 22 isoform X3: protein MGLGCRKLQEHRSVHAKGCSGEKDRSALSHEAFLLMANSQNDMEDWVKAIRRVIWAPFGGGIFGQRLEDTVQFERKFGPRLAPLLVEQCVDFIREQGLKEEGLFRMPGQANLVKELQDAFDCGDKPLFDSNTDVHTVASLLKLYLRELPEPVIPFNKYEDFLTCAQLLLKDDEVGLGELVKQVNTLPQANYNLLKYICKFLDEVQSHSNENKMSVQNLATVFGPNILRPKVEDPVSMMEGTTQVQHLMTVLISEHERLYEGTEGDLSSEQTGSCLRGQQRSMAEWISDEEMLNCSSPSQASKVAESVCDSATSLDISTSAPITAKMTPQGKAGVTVSPSKQTKSLPSWKYSFKSAGVRAQPTKIGGSSVDVSTLPSTGNWLMNGLSSLRSHRRTSSGERMGKDSALSHRLSTYDNVTSSSLSVPSVASTPWSTSSCEILVADSVGSDPSGLNSVKVEWSVKESVQGQIEDRSSEVTESSEALEMCVSSAGCSENGNVEDTVNATGDTDTSTTALNSLVTELKDELKKQKANYDLRMRRLKESSIMLRSQMERLEEELDQEKKRYRMLEIKLRNSERAREDAETRNRLLQNEMEEFFSTLGDLTSGKI from the exons ATGGGACTCGGTTGCCGCAAACTGCAGGAGCACCGATCTGTTCACGCTAAGG GCTGTTCAGGAGAGAAGGACAGATCGGCTCTCAGCCATGAGGCTTTCCTGCTCATGGCAAACTCTCAGAATGACATGGAGGATTGGGTCAAAGCCATCAGACGCGTCATCTGGGCTCCCTTTGGAGGAG GTATCTTTGGCCAGCGACTGGAGGACACCGTACAGTTTGAAAGGAAGTTTGGACCACGGCTGGCCCCTCTCCTGGTGGAGCAGTGTGTAGATTTCATAAGGGAACAGGGTCTTAAAGAGGAGGGTCTCTTTAGGATGCCAGGACAAGCCAACCTGGTCAAAGAACTCCAGGACGCTTTTGACTGTGGTGATAAGCCTCTGTTTGACAG TAACACTGACGTTCACACAGTGGCGTCCCTCCTGAAGCTCTATCTCAGGGAGTTGCCAGAGCCTGTGATTCCTTTTAACAAATATGAGGACTTTCTAACCTGTGCTCAGCTTCTGCTAAAAGATGATGAAGTG GGACTCGGTGAGCTTGTGAAGCAGGTGAACACTCTTCCTCAGGCTAATTATAATTTGTTAAAGTACATTTGCAA ATTCTTAGATGAGGTGCAGTCACACTCAAATGAGAATAAGATGAGTGTTCAGAACCTTGCAACAGTTTTTGGACCAAATATCCTTCGGCCTAAAGTAGAGGACCCTGTTTCAATGATGGAAG gaaCCACCCAGGTTCAGCACCTGATGACGGTGTTGATCAGTGAACATGAGCGTCTTTATGAGGGGACTGAGGGAGATCTGTCTTCTGAGCAGACCGGAAGTTGTCTTCGGGGTCAACAACGCAGCATGGCAGAGTGGATCTCCGATGAGGAGATGCTAAACTGCTCATCCCCGAGCCAGGCGTCCAAAGTGGCTGAGAGTGTGTGCGACAGTGCCACGTCTTTAGATATTAGTACAAGTGCCCCTATCACTGCCAAAATGACACCTCAGGGAAAAGCTGGGGTGACCGTCAGCCCCAGCAAGCAGACAAAATCCCTCCCCTCCTGGAAATACTCCTTCAAGAGTGCAGGGGTACGCGCTCAGCCCACGAAAATAGGGGGCTCGTCCGTGGACGTGTCCACCTTGCCCAGTACGGGCAACTGGTTGATGAACGGGCTTTCTTCTCTCCGCAGCCACCGGCGTACTTCGTCAGGAGAGCGCATGGGAAAGGATTCAGCCCTGTCGCACCGTCTGTCCACTTACGACAACGTGACCTCATCCAGTCTCAGCGTACCCAGTGTCGCGAGCACGCCCTGGTCCACGTCCTCCTGTGAGATCTTAGTGGCGGACTCCGTGGGCAGTGACCCTTCCGGACTGAACTCTGTGAAGGTGGAGTGGTCAGTTAAAGAGTCCGTCCAAGGGCAAATTGAGGACAGGAGTTCAGAGGTCACGGAGAGCAGCGAAGCACTGGAAATGTGTGTGAGTAGTGCAGGCTGCAGCGAGAATGGAAATGTTGAAGATACGGTGAACGCCACAGGAGATACTGACACTAGCACAACAGCACTTAACAGCCTGGTTACAGAGCTGAAAGATGAGTTGAAGAAACAGAAAGCCAACTATGATTTACGAATGCGAAG GCTCAAGGAATCAAGCATCATGCTGCGTAGCCAAATGGAGAGACTAGAGGAGGAGTTGGACCAGGAGAAGAAAAGGTATCGCATGTTGGAAATTAAACTCCGCAACTCTGAACGGGCCCGTGAGGACGCAGAAACACGCAACCGTTTGCTCCAGAACGAAATGGAGGAGTTCTTCTCCACCTTGGGAGATCTTACGTCGGGCAAAATTTGA